One genomic window of Pungitius pungitius chromosome 11, fPunPun2.1, whole genome shotgun sequence includes the following:
- the sntb1 gene encoding beta-1-syntrophin isoform X1, translated as MAVVITTGVSGVSGVQKSGFLDVLVREHWHKVLVNLNEEALTLSCEEGCDPDDADDSVTSNGLTNGSYLGNNNANSNNGPQAARTAFTDLPERVPEAIANRKRCVKVTKQEIGGLGVSIKGGKENKMPILISKIFKGLAADQTQALYVGDAILSVNSVNLRDATHDEAVQALKRAGKEVTLEVKYMREATPYVKKGSPVSEIGWETPPPESPRLGSPTIFSSSSSFCPSDSPSSPSMPSLSLQGDRRCIPLKMCCVTRAMTTPDPENRQLELHSPDARHTVVLRCPDQPSALSWFSAMHSVTSKLAKQALSEVIHSTTRTDVAGSKEIRHLGWLAGKTESEKQCWKPLLVVVTEKDLLLYESLPRGKEAWQSPAHQYPLLATRLVHSGPDRGSPHSGTELFFATRTGTRLGIETHLFRAETSKDLSLWTRQLVNGCHASAEMIKEVTTSCLYQSQECRLVIHYEQGFSVLADPKLGEGENREEGGAHTPTRPQVLLSYPYEQLKMSSDDGVRMLFLDFGGEEGEIQLDLHSCPKPIVFILHSFLSAKIYRLGLVA; from the exons ATGGCGGTGGTAATAACGACGGGAGTTTCAGGTGTCTCCGGAGTACAAAAAAGTGGATTTCTTGATGTTTTGGTGCGGGAACATTGGCACAAAGTTTTGGTCAACTTAAACGAGGAAGCGCTCACGTTAAGCTGCGAGGAGGGCTGCGATCCAGACGACGCGGACGACAGCGTCACCTCCAACGGTCTCACCAACGGGTCTTACCTTGGCAACAATAACGCCAACTCCAACAACGGCCCCCAAGCCGCGCGCACTGCGTTCACGGACCTCCCGGAGCGAGTGCCAGAGGCCATCGCCAACCGAAAGCGCTGCGTTAAGGTGACCAAGCAAGAGATCGGGGGACTCGGCGTCAGCATCAAAGGTGGGAAGGAGAATAAAATGCCCATCCTCATCAGCAAGATATTCAAGGGACTCGCGGCGGACCAGACCCAGGCTCTGTACGTCGGAGACGCCATTCTGTCCGTGAACAGTGTGAACCTGCGGGACGCGACCCACGACGAGGCTGTGCAGGCGCTGAAACGGGCCGGGAAAGAGGTGACACTGGAAG TGAAGTACATGCGTGAGGCCACGCCATACGTCAAAAAAGGCTCCCCAGTGTCAGAGATCGGCTGGGAAACCCCACCTCCGGAGTCTCCTCGCCTCGGCAGCCCGaccatcttctcctcttcctcctccttctgcccaTCTGACTCTCCCAGCTCTCCTTCCAtgccctctctgtccctccaggGGGACAGGAGGTGCATACCACTCAAGATGTGTTGTGTAACTCGAGCCATGACCACACCAGACCCTGAGAACAG ACAACTGGAGCTGCACTCCCCAGACGCCAGGCACACCGTGGTGCTGAGGTGCCCGGACCAGCCGTCTGCCCTATCCTGGTTCTCTGCCATGCATTCTGTCACATCCAAACTGGCAAAG CAGGCACTATCAGAGGTCATCCACAGCACAACCAGGACGGATGTAGCTGGCAGCAAAGAGATACGGCACCTGGGATGGCTGGCAGGGAAG ACAGAGAGTGAGAAGCAATGCTGGAAgccgctgctggtggtggtgacaGAGAAAGACCTACTGCTGTATGAGAGTCTACCACGAGGCAAGGAAGCATGGCAGAGCCCTGCACACCAGTATCCACTTTTAGCAACCCG TTTGGTCCACTCAGGCCCTGACCGGGGGTCGCCACACTCCGGCACAGAGCTTTTCTTTGCCACTCGGACTGGCACAAGACTCGGCATCGAGACTCATCTGTTCCGGGCGGAGACCTCCAAGGATCTGTCCCTGTGGACCAGACAACTAGTCAACGGATGTCACGCGTCAGCTGAGATGATCAAAGAAGTCACGACAA GTTGTCTATACCAGAGCCAGGAGTGCCGGCTGGTGATTCACTACGAGCAGGGATTCTCCGTGCTGGCTGACCCCAAACTGGGAGAAGGTGAAAatagggaggagggaggggctcACACACCCACCAGGCCTCAGGTGCTCCTGTCCTACCCCTACGAACAACTAAAGATGTCCTCGGATGATGGCGTTCGCATGCTCTTCCTCGACTTTGGAGGCGAGGAAGGGGAGATT CAACTGGACCTCCACTCTTGTCCAAAGCCGATTGTCTTCATCCTCcactccttcctctctgctAAGATCTACCGTCTGGGTCTGGTGGCCTGA
- the LOC119197749 gene encoding CCN family member 3-like: MTHLSERALFVFFAAQVLTIAWSQVCPRRCQCPKEPPMCLPGVPLILDDCACCLVCARQRGQVCSDMHPCDTRKGLQCEYTVEVNRRTGICAVHKGEVCVLEGSVYQNGQTFFPSCKYQCVCRDGQIACVPRCNLDVMLPGPDCPMPQRVQVPGECCEKWVCEPQAEASALGGFAMAAFRKEETVSFDGWDPSLNCIEQTTEWGACSQTCGMGVSTRVSNKNRMCEMVKQSRLCTIRPCDNQQTRLTQLAQKRGSKCQRMVRSDAAVHLSYKNCTSVQAYKPRYCGSCTDGRCCTPHRTKTALVVFQCAKGKMTRRPVMVILTCVCHSHCPSNNAVWQPSEMGYSSYRS, translated from the exons ATGACCCACCTGTCAGAGAGAgctctttttgtcttctttgcAGCACAG GTGCTGACAATAGCCTGGTCCCAGGTGTGCCCTCGGAGATGCCAGTGCCCGAAGGAGCCCCCCATGTGTCTCCCGGGGGTGCCTCTGATCCTGGACGACTGCGCGTGCTGCCTGGTGTGTGCCCGTCAGAGAGGACAGGTCTGCTCTGACATGCACCCCTGCGACACACGGAAAGGCCTGCAGTGTGAATACACCGTCGAGGTCAACAGGAGGACTGGTATCTGTGCCG tCCACAAAGGAGAAGTGTGTGTTCTGGAGGGTTCCGTGTATCAGAATGGCCAGACGTTCTTCCCCAGCTGCAAATACCAGTGTGTGTGCCGTGATGGGCAGATTGCCTGCGTGCCTCGCTGTAACTTGGACGTGATGCTGCCTGGACCAGACTGCCCCATGCCTCAAAGGGTCCAAGTGCCCGGAGAGTGCTgcgagaagtgggtgtgtgagCCGCAGGCCGAGGCCAGTGCACTGGGCGGCTTTGCCATGGCGG CTTTTCGTAAGGAGGAAACTGTGAGCTTTGATGGCTGGGACCCCAGCCTTAACTGCATTGAACAGACCACAGAGTGGGGGGCCTGCTCTCAAACCTGCGGCATGGGAGTATCCACCAGGGTCAGCAACAAGAACCGAATGTGTGAGATGGTGAAGCAGAGCCGACTGTGTACGATCAGACCCTGTGACAACCAGCAGACACGGCTGACACAACTTGCACAGAAG AGAGGCAGTAAGTGTCAGAGGATGGTGAGGAGCGACGCAGCCGTCCACCTCTCTTATAAGAACTGCACCAGCGTCCAGGCCTACAAGCCTCGCTACTGTGGCTCCTGCACGGACGGTCGCTGCTGTACTCCACACAGGACCAAAACCGCCCTGGTGGTGTTCCAGTGCGCCAAAGGTAAAATGACCCGGAGACCAGTCATGGTGATCCTGACATGTGTCTGCCACAGCCACTGCCCCAGCAACAACGCTGTGTGGCAGCCATCGGAGATGGGATACAGCAGTTATAGGTCATAA
- the sntb1 gene encoding beta-1-syntrophin isoform X2, with amino-acid sequence MAVVITTGVSGVSGVQKSGFLDVLVREHWHKVLVNLNEEALTLSCEEGCDPDDADDSVTSNGLTNGSYLGNNNANSNNGPQAARTAFTDLPERVPEAIANRKRCVKVTKQEIGGLGVSIKGGKENKMPILISKIFKGLAADQTQALYVGDAILSVNSVNLRDATHDEAVQALKRAGKEVTLEVKYMREATPYVKKGSPVSEIGWETPPPESPRLGSPTIFSSSSSFCPSDSPSSPSMPSLSLQGDRRCIPLKMCCVTRAMTTPDPENRQLELHSPDARHTVVLRCPDQPSALSWFSAMHSVTSKLAKALSEVIHSTTRTDVAGSKEIRHLGWLAGKTESEKQCWKPLLVVVTEKDLLLYESLPRGKEAWQSPAHQYPLLATRLVHSGPDRGSPHSGTELFFATRTGTRLGIETHLFRAETSKDLSLWTRQLVNGCHASAEMIKEVTTSCLYQSQECRLVIHYEQGFSVLADPKLGEGENREEGGAHTPTRPQVLLSYPYEQLKMSSDDGVRMLFLDFGGEEGEIQLDLHSCPKPIVFILHSFLSAKIYRLGLVA; translated from the exons ATGGCGGTGGTAATAACGACGGGAGTTTCAGGTGTCTCCGGAGTACAAAAAAGTGGATTTCTTGATGTTTTGGTGCGGGAACATTGGCACAAAGTTTTGGTCAACTTAAACGAGGAAGCGCTCACGTTAAGCTGCGAGGAGGGCTGCGATCCAGACGACGCGGACGACAGCGTCACCTCCAACGGTCTCACCAACGGGTCTTACCTTGGCAACAATAACGCCAACTCCAACAACGGCCCCCAAGCCGCGCGCACTGCGTTCACGGACCTCCCGGAGCGAGTGCCAGAGGCCATCGCCAACCGAAAGCGCTGCGTTAAGGTGACCAAGCAAGAGATCGGGGGACTCGGCGTCAGCATCAAAGGTGGGAAGGAGAATAAAATGCCCATCCTCATCAGCAAGATATTCAAGGGACTCGCGGCGGACCAGACCCAGGCTCTGTACGTCGGAGACGCCATTCTGTCCGTGAACAGTGTGAACCTGCGGGACGCGACCCACGACGAGGCTGTGCAGGCGCTGAAACGGGCCGGGAAAGAGGTGACACTGGAAG TGAAGTACATGCGTGAGGCCACGCCATACGTCAAAAAAGGCTCCCCAGTGTCAGAGATCGGCTGGGAAACCCCACCTCCGGAGTCTCCTCGCCTCGGCAGCCCGaccatcttctcctcttcctcctccttctgcccaTCTGACTCTCCCAGCTCTCCTTCCAtgccctctctgtccctccaggGGGACAGGAGGTGCATACCACTCAAGATGTGTTGTGTAACTCGAGCCATGACCACACCAGACCCTGAGAACAG ACAACTGGAGCTGCACTCCCCAGACGCCAGGCACACCGTGGTGCTGAGGTGCCCGGACCAGCCGTCTGCCCTATCCTGGTTCTCTGCCATGCATTCTGTCACATCCAAACTGGCAAAG GCACTATCAGAGGTCATCCACAGCACAACCAGGACGGATGTAGCTGGCAGCAAAGAGATACGGCACCTGGGATGGCTGGCAGGGAAG ACAGAGAGTGAGAAGCAATGCTGGAAgccgctgctggtggtggtgacaGAGAAAGACCTACTGCTGTATGAGAGTCTACCACGAGGCAAGGAAGCATGGCAGAGCCCTGCACACCAGTATCCACTTTTAGCAACCCG TTTGGTCCACTCAGGCCCTGACCGGGGGTCGCCACACTCCGGCACAGAGCTTTTCTTTGCCACTCGGACTGGCACAAGACTCGGCATCGAGACTCATCTGTTCCGGGCGGAGACCTCCAAGGATCTGTCCCTGTGGACCAGACAACTAGTCAACGGATGTCACGCGTCAGCTGAGATGATCAAAGAAGTCACGACAA GTTGTCTATACCAGAGCCAGGAGTGCCGGCTGGTGATTCACTACGAGCAGGGATTCTCCGTGCTGGCTGACCCCAAACTGGGAGAAGGTGAAAatagggaggagggaggggctcACACACCCACCAGGCCTCAGGTGCTCCTGTCCTACCCCTACGAACAACTAAAGATGTCCTCGGATGATGGCGTTCGCATGCTCTTCCTCGACTTTGGAGGCGAGGAAGGGGAGATT CAACTGGACCTCCACTCTTGTCCAAAGCCGATTGTCTTCATCCTCcactccttcctctctgctAAGATCTACCGTCTGGGTCTGGTGGCCTGA